Part of the Vigna angularis cultivar LongXiaoDou No.4 chromosome 1, ASM1680809v1, whole genome shotgun sequence genome, ttATCCCCTTAAATTTAGTacatcaatttttaattattcataattttgattgctcattttcttttacataattttttaatctttcataactttgttaatttttcaataatttttgtttatttgaacaTTAaggtaaaaagaattaaaagaaattaaactcatgacaacAGTTCTAGGAATGATTGTCAAATGTAATTTGAGcatgagtcaatattttaaaacaaaaaatttaacaaaattacatataattgaaaattaaagaatttaaaatacgtaatttttttaaaaacaaatattatgaacaattaaaaaaagtaaaagaataaattgaaaaaaaaatagtaaaaacctgtcaattttataaaatataaagactaaaattttaattaaatatatttttcacgTTAGATTTTGGTCAgagaaaaaatttcattattgtCACCAACATCACCTATTATTAACCTATCGACTTTTGAAAGCAATGCATTTCTTTCTGAAAGGGATTTTATCATATTCTTATTGGACTTTTCTTTCAAGGAAAgtaactaaaagaaaataaataaattttttgatcCCCCGTTTAAgcttcaataattttttttttctataaaatatttcCAAACACTTCCAGATTAAAGATGAAGATTACATTTTTGGTTTTCAcaaactatttttgtttttgtcttttaaattttaaatgaaatagttgtaactaaatattatttattttagttgtttgtgaagatgtattttttttagcaAATCAATTAGTGGGCCGAAGAATTTGAGACAGCccaagtaaaataaattttactattacaatatatataatattaatatatccTAACGGGTTCAGTAGAAATTGAGTGAGAGGCAAGCGCGGGCACAACAAGACTGCTACTTCTTTCATTACATCTTAAAATCTTAGGGTTCTTATTCTCAGCATAATCTTCATTTTCGCTTCCCTCGCTTCATTTCTTACTTCGCACTGTGAGTCTCTTTTCTACTCTTTACTGAATTCCCCCTTCTCCATTCTGCTTTAATGTAAccgtgtttttgttttttctggtTTTCCTTGGCATTTAATTTTCAGCTTTCAATTGCAAAAGACTGTGATTGCGATTGTCATTGTTGGGATTGCATTGAGAAGGATTAGGGTTAGGGTTGAAAGAGAGTGAGTGTGGATGGGGAAAGAGGAGGAAGAGATGAGGGGTGAGATTGAGGAGCGACTGATAAACGAGGAGTACAAGATATGGAAGAAGAATAGTCCTTTTCTGTATGATCTGGTGATTACGCATGCGCTTGAGTGGCCTTCCCTCACCGTGGAGTGGCTTCCCGACCGCCATGAACCAGCCGGCAAAGACTACTCGCTGCAGAAGGTTATATTGGGCACCCATACCTCTGAGAATGAGCCCAATTACCTCATGTTGGCCCAGGTCCAACTTCCCCTTGACGATGCTGAGAACGATGCCCGTCACTACGACGACGACCGCCCCGACATCGGCGGCTTTGGCTGTGCCAATGGCAAAGTTCAGATCATCCAGCAGATCAACCATGAGGGTGAGGTTAACAGGGCTCGCTACATGCCCCAGAACCCCTTCATCATTGCCACCAAGACTGTTAGTGCTGAAGTTTATGTCTTTGACTACAGCAAGCACCCCTCTAAGCCCCCTCTTGATGGGGCCTGTAACCCTGATTTGAGGCTCAGGGGTCACAACACTGAGGGTTATGGCTTGTCCTGGAGTAAGTTCAAGCAGGGGCACTTGCTTAGTGGTTCTGATGATGCTCAGATTTGTTTGTGGGATATTAATGCCACTCCCAAGAATAAGACCCTCGAGGCAATGCAGATATTTAAGGTTGGAACTGCTTCTCTTGCTGTGTTTTGGTTGAGTATGGTTAAGTTAATCAGTGATTTGGTAAACTGTGTATATGTTTATGTTGTTGTCACCAGGTACACGAAGGTGTTGTCGAAGATGTGGCTTGGCATTTGAGGCATGAGTACTTATTCGGTTCTGTGGGTGATGATCAATACTTGCTTATATGGGACCTTCGAACGCCGGCTGTCACCAAGCCTGTCCAATCTGTGGTTGCCCATCAAAGTGAGGTGTGTTGTAttgaaaaaaatagataattctGTCAAAATGAGTATAACCTGTGGGGATTAACTTGTCTGTTTTATGATTTGCTTAATTTTTATACCAGCAAACTTTGGTGACGGAATTGAATTTTCCAGTATTTATTTGGTGGTATTTTCTAAAAGTATCACCATTCACTTTGTTTGTTTGAAATATACAAATTCATGAGAAGAGTTTGGCCTGATTCACTAATCACAGACATCAAATCTAAATGGTGTTGCCGATGGAACATCTGATGGTAATATTGAAATGAAAGACTTAACATGCTAAACACATTTTTAACTGGAAGATAAGATTATATAACTTGCATATTACTCCTCTCTCAAGTTTGCTGTTGATGCTATTTCAATTCTATGGCTTTTCTTTGCTTGCATCGAGGCTTTTTTAGCTCTTCTTTTCGTTCTGTCTGCTCGTGTAATGCTCTCTGATATTCGGTAGTTGCTTTTATCCTTTTAGCTCTGCTATGTTCCCTATGCTATGGTGGGTTTTCAATGTTTCAAAAATTCTAATATTCTTCTACTCTATATCACTTGCAAGTTACCTATTTTTTATCTTGGATGTCTTGTCAGGTTAACTGCTTGGCCTTCAATCCTTTTAACGAATGGGTTGTTGCTACTGGTTCTACGGATAAAACTGTGAAGTTGTTTGATCTGCGGAAGATCAGCGCTCCCCTGCACATCTTCGATTCTCACAAGTAATTATCGTCTGATGTTTTTATAATTGCTTTATTCGAACTTATATTTAGCATGTAATGACCTGGATTGTTGTTCGTGGGTCCAACAGGGAGGAGGTTTTCCAGGTTGGATGGAATCCAAAGAATGAAACTATCTTGGCTTCTTGTTGTCTGGGTAGGAGGCTCATGGTGTGGGATCTTAGCAGGTATAGCTCAATAATAACATTATCATCTCTGGACTTCTAAATGAATTTATTACTATTTGTTGTCTCGATATGTCTCTTGAGAAAGCATATCACTGGCACTTCTCATACAGTTTAAGTGTTTCCTGTACTCTCTTTTGTGGTGTTTTTGTTCCACTTTGACCAACTTGTCAGAGTACTCCTCCCAAACTCGAAGCATAAAATTTCGAAGACTTTCAGATCTGGGGTTTTGTTAGGAATATTTAAATCTATTCGTTGGTATTACTGTGTAAGCCCTTGGGATGGTTGAATCCTTGTGATGCAGTCTAACAGGTTCACGTTACAGTCGGGGAAAAATGCTTCCTAAGAATTGAGGTTGCTTTTACGTGTTAGTCGGATGATTTGGGGTCTGCATGTCGCTTGGATGATAGCGCCCTCTCTGTCAAGCAAATATAACAATGTCTCCTTTTGCACACTAGGACTTAGTTTTAGTACGGTTTTATTAGTGTACAAGGATTCAACCTTTCGTGGTAATGGTACTTGTAGCTCAAATGTTTGAGCTGCTTAATGTTCAATGATTACTGAAGGATTGTTTTTCTGGtgaaaatgatttattaaaaatatcaaaagttgACATCATCTCATTTTAAATCAAAGATTTCAAATATTTGGTTAATAAGGTTTCACTAATTTGATGTGCAGGATTGACGAAGAGCAGTCACCAGAAGACGCGGAAGATGGTCCACCAGAATTGCTCTTTATTCATGGTGGTCATACAAGCAAAATATCTGACTTTTCCTGGAATCCATGTGAAGATTGGGTTGTTGCTAGTGTCGCTGAAGACAACATACTTCAAATATGGCAGATGGCAGAGAACATATACCACGACGAAGATGATCTGCCAGAAGAGTCAACGAAAGCCGCAGCTTCGTAATGTAGTTGATGGACATGACATTTAGCATTTAGTGTAGTGTTGAATACAGGTTGAGTGTTGTTCCATATTAATTTGTGCTGTTACTTCGTTCTTCACTTTAGTTGTAGCTTTGTTTTTGAAAGGTGTGAATTATGATATGATTGCCTTCACCAGTAGCATGGTGAACAACCGAGACGTAGGTGTAATTTTCGATGGTAAAGGTTTCCCATTTATGTTTACAAAATATCATGTCTGATTGTGATAGTGCTCATCATAATCCATCTGATCTTAGTTACATCTGTGCATTGTCCGAAAAAATCTCCACACCAGTTTCTAAAATTCATGAAATCTGAATATGTTTTTTTGACTCTAAtgtaaattaagttttttacaAAGTCAGATTAAAATGATTAGAAATTACGATTTGCAGGTATTAAAGTTAGTTTGCCATGCCTGTTTTAACTGCatttgtcaaatattttggTCTGTTATAATCCCTCTAGCAAATATCTTCCATTTTGAAACATTTGGATATAGACATGTTCAGCATATCAATTTGAACAAGCGTTTTAACCGGTTGAATCACTGGTCTGAATTTAAAAAtagggtaatttttttttcttgtaattcttataaaaaaattaattatatttctaatttttattttgtttaatttaatttagtctttaaaaatgttctaattaagttttttatgttagatttacattatatttatgttagaatttatatttcaaatcactacttaaaaaataaagtaatataaatatttaggtTTTAAAATGGAAtgttttgatatataaattttaatggaaatataatattaatctaacaaaaagaattaattgaatcatttttaaaaactagaaaattaaattgaactaaataaaaattagaaatttaattgaattttttgtatagaaattaaaggtaaaaaattattttattctctaaatACAATCTAAAAGtaagaaaatacaaaacaaattattatctAACATCAAATTATTGTTGTCACTTATCcacttataatattaaagttttgaatctgtaatattttattctcttaaaatattttctttatccttatctataataataatgaaaaagaatattagctaataatattgaaacattaagtagtaagtaattaaattaatttcatagtACTAACAATATATGTTAGTTCAAAATCATGCAaacaattttaagttaaaatgagTGACTCAACATTATTTTGAAGAATGAAAAAACCATATTTGGTTAGTACACGAGAACCAAGAGTAAAGACAAACTCACTAGCAATGATAGTGATTGAAATGCTAAGAACGTCACAAGTTAGCTTAGACAAGTTTGAATAACGATTTTGACGATTCcttcaataatttaatatatccGACTTATCAAAAAGCTTTGGATCAAGATTCTCTTCatctaaacaaaatatctaaTTCAAACTTTCTGTGTCATTAGCATGTTGGCTCAAACAATCAATATATTCCTAAGACatcatgaaaaaaatttaatatgttattcgtaaataagaaataaaataaagaaaattgagAATTAAAGAAACATGTTGTGTTAGAGGAGAAACTTGTACTTGAAGTATTTAACtgatttgaatttaatttgatatattcTTCAAACAACttatacatgttattttatgctttaaaaCATTAATCTTTTCTTTACAAGTAGAATGATTAATCTTAGAGTAACAAAATCGAATTACTTTAAGCTTTATCCAAAAATCAAGAATAGCCCCAATAACAAAAATGTTACTGTGATTCCAATTCTTACTAAACTTGTTCATTATAATCTTTAATAGTCGGTTCTACCACCTAAAGATCTCTCACAGTTGAAACCAATTCTATCATGCTTGAAGAAAGAAATGGAATATGTTATGTGATGGTTGAAATCTATTTCAACAGTGTAAGAACAAGTTCTGTTGTGCTTGGAGCATGTTATATGGTGGTTGAAACCAATtcctatttatataatttatttcaattaatactttttatttttaaattttattcattaacaatattataaaatgattttgacttatttaaatataactttatattacttttaacatcaagaataatttaataatcttACTTTTCAATCTATTAAAACTGttttaaattcaatcaaatttcTCGTAACCTTTAGTTTTAAATCCACTCTATCATCACtttcaaattctttaaaaaaataccaacttcattttcaaattcatccacCTTATCTCTCTCAAATTATTGCTAATTATTCCTTACACAGTTAAACCTTCATTATatgtttcaaattataaaatatgtttcatattataaaacatttcaattaaaaagaattgatagaaatattcaaacaaatagCCAAAATATTCAATCCAAATAAGAATGAGATGTATTCAGAACAATTATTTCGggatgtaatttttttaaaacatattgaatattttaaaatatatttgtagattcgaaaatatctttttatatattttgaattgagtGTTATATTGAAATGCCTTTTTATATAACGGGAAAGCCAATGAAACGGGTTTATATACATTGTAAAATCCATTAACACGTCTTTGTgctaatttatctttaaatataaaaatgccCAACAAATTTCATTtggaatattaaaatttgtaagtaTGAAAATTCTAAAGTCGAGACTCTAGTTATTTATCTCTTGCGAAACTCCATCATAATGTGCCAACAGTATGAAGGAAAAATGATTTGGCGGGAGATGTAGTAACTGAATAGCGCTACCTTTTGGCACACGTGGAAGATGTAATAGAGATAAGCCAAATTTGGGCGTTTGACACAGTTAAAAGAGACAACGGGAACTATTTATATGAAGTGCCCATTCTATTTATATGGCACACAAAACCCATTCTACATCTATTACCTAAGTTTCCCTCCTGAAACCAATCCCTTgataaagaaattgaaaacaatCTCCTTgataaacaaattcaaaacacCTACGAAGCACCGCAAAAATATCTTACAATTGTTACAGAATATACAATTTAAAGTGTACtgtatcaaaattaatatatcctatataattaaaactttgttttttctattaatcCATAAAATCCTTAGCTTTGGTGGAGAAATTTACTATTCagaaatgtttatttatttatttactattgCAAGTGTTTAATGTGCTGTTCTAGCTTACGTTGTAGGAATGAATTGGATGAGTCAGTTTGCACTAGTTATTAAGGATTGGATGGGCATGTAGAGATTCAAACTACCTTCACTGCAAAAGGTTTTCATACCCAAAACTAGCTAGTTCTTGTCAATTTGTCCGTATCATAGTGCAACAAATCATGAAAATATCTATCAGGTAACTTCATGTAAGATCGACATGGAtaactaaataaacaaaatgcaAGTAGAATAGAAAGAAGGGCAGGAGAAAGCCCTTGCTGAATGGTAAAAAGGTATGCGTTATTTTTCCTCTAAGCGCTGCAACACAGACTGAGCAAAGTTTTGTTGCCTACAAATGATTGAAAATGACCGAGGTTAACAGGATTTAAATTTCTCAAGAATTAGGAATGTGTGAACTGATCTAACAAGTTATGACAGGATGGTACAAACAAGTTCAAGCAGACAGAGTTAATTACAAAACTGAGAagaaagtttaaatatttaataaaatattcaacataTTCTGTACGGAAAAGTAATAGATGAAGTGCTGCCAACGGCACAAATTTCATGGGCGAGTCATTTATGGAAAAATCCGTGTTTCATTATTGCACAAATTTCACTTAGTAATCACTTTTCAAATATTAGATAAGTTATGCTCCCATCCCCCGCAGCACCCTCCCTTTTATCTTAAAAGGTAACCCGCCTTTTTTCCTAGAGAATAATGAGTTACACTTTAGTCTATTTTAACCTAATCAAACTTCTTGAGAACgttttctctctccttctttgattctcaatttctcacatcATTACTAGCTAATTATAAAGCTCTGCCAATTGACTGCTGAgcttgaaataaaaataacagacaTGCATAGTTCTAATTATGAAATCTTGGCGACAAAGATCATATGATAACATGATTGAGAGATTGAGAAATTTAACTTACTTTCTTTCTCTGTGTTTTGGACTGGGGCGAGAATACTTCAGATATCCATCCCAGGGAACCTTTTTGAGCCCAGCACGATGTGATATAATATCTCTCACCCTGTACCGTTGGAATGATATATTCTGTTTCAATTCCCTGCAGCAAAACATAGGTTCATACAATATGGAATAAAGATCTTTTACCTCTCTGCAAATTCAATGGATGTCTCTCCAGGCTTCAAGTTTTGTGGCTCCAAGTACCAAACATCACAAACTACAGCCCAAGATGTCATTAATTGCAAGAGATGAGTGGTGAATGATTGTCTGAAAGTGTAGGAGATACAGAAACTCTTATCCAgcaatacaaaaaaatatgaatgagtagaaagaaaaattaattatcatgtAGAAACCAACTTCTTACTTTCGACTATTCCAAAACGCATCTACGAAAATTTTATTGTACTTGATTGCAACAGGGCAAACTGTGCAGCCAAGTTCAAATGCACCCTAAACATCATTAAAATTAGAAGAGGCTTCAATTATATTTAGAACTTTCAGATTACAGGAATTATAATACAAGTGGATGGAGACAAAATTAAAGAGGAAAAGGAAAGCCTATTGTGTAAGTAAAAGTGTAAAACTCAGGCATTTCACGTTCAATGCAATTGCAAATGATCCTATACCTTCTTAAACATGACTGTATAGTGATTATTTACACAAGTTCCTTCAGGAAATATAAGAAGAGGGTTATTGTTAGCTCCCTGGACATGTTCCCTCAATCTGAAATATGAAAAGTCACGTCAGAATAAGATTTTAGATATATTCTCCCAACATTTTCAATTATACTTACTTCCTTGCCACAATTTCTCGATCCTTCACCTCTGTACGATTGAACCAGATACACCCTACACTCTCTAAAATAGTGCTCTGCAATAATCCTGTGGATGAAATTCAGAAATGTATCAGGCATTAACTTGTGAAGAGCCCATCGAACTTTGAAGGAAAGTAGATCTGGATGAATATATAGTTTAGTAACAAATGTACAGTGTACTACCATAGAAAGATGCAATAGCACCTAGCATGATTAATTTGGTTGAGCGTGAGAAGATCAAAGGACATCCTAGCGTTTGTTTaagttctaaaaagaaaaggatgtttaaaatgaaaagatcTTCCCTGTCAACTAGTAATTTTCTCAACAAATTTCCACCTATAACTCTAAGATCGGACCACATTAAGTAATAAGGATGCTCGGTGGAATATTTAAGCGTTTGAGTCTTCTTTATATGTAGTTAGCGTTTTGAGGGTGGATTCCTCAAGTGTTTGGGTACTTATCAATTGGTTGTTGATCTTTTGGAAACGGCTGATTGGTTCTTCCTCCTTAACCACTAGAGAGGAGGCTTAAACTCTCACTGTAGTGGGGTAGTCTACTTGAGCCTAGCAAGGAATCTTATTACCAAGCCCAAATCGTTTAAGGATTATGTTTGACTGGTCTATAAAAGTTGTACTACCTCTATTTGATAGGAATAATGCTTTTAGAATATTGACTAGGTGTCAGACTAGGAATGATCTTTCAGTGTAGACAAAGtctttataataattaactttGAATGAAATAAGGCAGAGAAGAAAGTTTTTTCCCATTAAGCTTCCATTCGAAGGATTCGATCCCTTGGGTTGGGTCTCTAGAGCCGAGAAATTTTTCGAGATACAGAACGTGAGGAGAAGAGAAAGACTCCTGCTAGCGTACATATGCATGGAAGGCAGCGCGAGTTACTGGTTTCGTTTTTGGAGAGCCAAGGCACAAAATCCTTTATGGGAGGAATTGCGCGAGGCTCTAGTGAGGCGGTTTGGGGGACGAGATCGAGAGACTGTGTTTGAGAGGCTTGCGGCGATTAAGCAGAAGGGTTCGGTGGACGAGTACATACAGGAGTTCGAGATGTTGGTGGCTCAGATGGGGTGACGGAAGACCAATTCCTAAGATACTTTTTCGCCGGTCTTCAAAGCAAAGTAAGAAGGCAAATTAGACCGCACAACCCTACAGACTTGTTGACAACATGGAGGTTGCACGCGACGTAGAGGAGGCGTATCGAGGGGCGAAGGCTGTGGGAGGAACGATGACCAAGAGTGGTCAGTCGTGGGGCGGTACCAAGGTAGTATGGGTACGGTCGCGAGGGAGCCTTCCCGCTGCAGTCAAGGGAGACAGGGGATCACTGCGAGAACATAACCAAGGAAGAATGTGTATTGAATTTCTTTGTTCTGTACAGTGTATCTACGTCCCCAAGGGAGCCAAGTTCTCCCTCCACAGATAACAGAATCCTGACTATACAAAAGAATTCATAAGCCATCGTTTCTCGCCACCGTGCTGTAGCCATCACTATCACCACAGCTACTTCTGCCAGATGTTTTCTCTGACGATCCTACGACTTTGCTCGCCCGGCTAGGCGATCACCATGCTGCAAAATTGTGCGATCAGAGATCCAAGGCGCCTCCACACTTCGTTTCAATACTCATTGCTACTGCCAGTTGCTGCTGCTTGTCCGATGGTCTCTTTGGCCACCACTTCCCACAGCGTGTGGCAGTGCATGAAGGTATTATGTTAATGAGATAGCAGGTAGTTAGGATAGCAACACCCCAAAAATGAACAAGCATATTTGTACCAAGCAATAAGGTAAGAGCAATTTCAACCAAATgcctattttttctttctgctgTATCATTTTTCTAGAAAGATATAGAAGGCTATTTGGAAAACTTATTAATCTACTATTACTAGACCAGATTTGTCCTTTGCACTTGGTATTGTGAGTCAATTCATGCAAAAACTGTGTATTGATCACTGGAATGTTGTCATACGTATTATAAGATATCTCAAAAAGGATCCAGAACAAGAGCTactttatgaagaaaaagggAATACTCAAACTTTTGGCTATTGTGGCTCATTGTGATGGTTCTCCTATGGATAGATGATCTATTAcattatattgtgttttacttggAGGAAATATTGtctcttggaaaagtaagaagcaaaatGTTGTTACTCGATCATTTATTGAAATTGAGTATTGAGAAATGACATCTCTTGCCTGTGAGCTTGTATGGGTAAAATAGTTCTTACAAGAactaaatttttgtaatattcaGCTTACAAAAATGTATTGTGatattttgcttttcacatTGTTTACAATCCACTGTTTCGTGAGTGAACTAAGCACAATGACATAGATTACATCTTATCTGAGAAAAGTTGTTGTCTAAAGAAATTTTCACCGAGTTTGTTTAGATCAAATGATCAACTTGcacatatattaacaaaatccttgagaggccctaattaaattcatttattctaAGTTTGGTATATACAATTTGTATTCAGCTTGAGAGAGAGtgttaaaataaacaattattaatagGATTTATTGTTAGGTGTTATGTGCTTTGTGTTGAACCTAATTCCTAGAAATGTCTTCTAGAATTCTCATTTATTCATTGTATCCTATATATCCCAAGCTATTAAAAATACGAAATTCTTAGAAAGGGAATACATACTCTATCAAATTCACTCtaatttctttgtatttttctcAAGTGTATCCATTATTATTAGCCGCTATCAACTTTGAGTAGTTTTTGAAAGGATTTGGAAGATCTGACTGTGCCCAACTTCCGATGAGCACCACATACCATCATCCAATGAATGACCAGATTAAGGTGGTAAAAATGATGTTCAGGGGTTAATTTGCATCGCTTGATGGGTACAAAGCCTAGACAGTGGGCATTGCATTTAGCTCAAGCTGAATTTTGGTTCAATACAAGTTACTAAGATGTCTCATATCTGATCCTTGTATGGGTAAGACCATATTCCTTTATCGTTGAAAGCAAACCACAATTCCTTCCATAGTTAAGGAACCCAATTAGCAGCTATACTCTTTGAAGATTAATCTCACCTTTCCTGAATTCCATCTTCGGGACAATGTGTCACTTAGCACTGGGGTACTGTTGATAGAGTATGCCCCCCAATAACTATGGTCTATGAGAAGGGAACtgagaaagagttaggaaggtTTGTTATGTTCCTACCTAGAAGGCAGTTATTAAGAGCTAGGTACCAGGGTATGTAGATAATAAGATTGGAGAATAAGGGCTAGGAATAATGTGGGCATCAGTTTGGCAGGGGCCACGTTCCTCAAAATACATGCACCTTCTGTTTTCTGTAAGTACTGCATTTAGTGAATAACAAGCTCTTGTCTCTCTGTTATATcagtctttctcttttttttgcTGTCTTCTGGTACCAACTCTATTAGTTCATCAGATACATCCTTCATCTCAAGGGCCATTTAGGCCCAAGTTTTTGTATTCTTGCACATCAAGAAAATTATTCACATTTTCTGAATTGAAAACAAACTTTCATTATGATAAgcgtttaaaaatataaagtagaTAGCTTAGAAGAAGTTCAGAAT contains:
- the LOC108347871 gene encoding WD-40 repeat-containing protein MSI1 translates to MGKEEEEMRGEIEERLINEEYKIWKKNSPFLYDLVITHALEWPSLTVEWLPDRHEPAGKDYSLQKVILGTHTSENEPNYLMLAQVQLPLDDAENDARHYDDDRPDIGGFGCANGKVQIIQQINHEGEVNRARYMPQNPFIIATKTVSAEVYVFDYSKHPSKPPLDGACNPDLRLRGHNTEGYGLSWSKFKQGHLLSGSDDAQICLWDINATPKNKTLEAMQIFKVHEGVVEDVAWHLRHEYLFGSVGDDQYLLIWDLRTPAVTKPVQSVVAHQSEVNCLAFNPFNEWVVATGSTDKTVKLFDLRKISAPLHIFDSHKEEVFQVGWNPKNETILASCCLGRRLMVWDLSRIDEEQSPEDAEDGPPELLFIHGGHTSKISDFSWNPCEDWVVASVAEDNILQIWQMAENIYHDEDDLPEESTKAAAS